The segment TTCTTGCCTTTATTTGGTGAAGTAGTTACTTCATCAAATTCGCGGTAACAGAGGCTCTGGATATGCAGGCCTTTGGGACGCGCTTTTCATGAAGTAAACACTTAATAAGATCCGCTCAAACAGTGCGGACGTTGCTACCTGGGGAAGCCTTGCATGAGCGATCAAACCCTCGCGCCTGTCAAAACGGTAACACTTGAAGTCAACGGGCAGCGGGTTGAGGTCACTGCAATGGCCGATACGCCCTTGCTGCTGGTACTGCGCAACGATTTGCAGCTGAACGGCCCGAAGTACGGCTGTGGCCTGGGCGAGTGCGGGGCGTGCACGGTGATCATTGACGGGGTAGCTGCCCGCTCCTGTGTTTTCCCACTGGCTGGCGCGCAGGGGCGCAGCATCACCACCCTTGAGGGTATCGGCACCCTTGAGCATCCGCACCGGGTCCAGCAGGCGTTCATTGATGAGCAGGCGGCGCAATGCGGTTACTGCATGAACGGCATGATCATGACTGCCAAGGCATTGCTTGATCGCAACCCGCACCCCAGCGAAGAACAGATTCGAAACGAACTGTCAGCCAACCTCTGTCGCTGCGGCACCCATATCGAAATTATGCGTGCGGTCATGCTTGCCGCCCGTCCAAAGCCCTGAACGGATTGATGACTATGACCCTTACCACGCTCACCCGTGATCAGTTGTTGGCCAAGTCTGGCGTTTTGCTGATCGTCGATCAGATCCAGCCCCCCTCGGGTCCGGTGGCCAAGGGCGGTGTGCCGGTGGTCAAGCCCAAGGAGCTGGGTCTGTTTATTGCGGTAAACGATGACGGCCAGGTATATGGGTTTAACGGCCATGTGGACTTGGGCACGGGGATTCGTACCTCATTGGCGCAGATCGTGGCCGAAGAGCTGGATCTGGCACTGGAGCAGGTGTGCATGGTGCTGGGGGATACCGACAGTGCACCGAATCAGGGCGCAACCATTGCCAGTGCCACCATTCAGATCACGGCAATCCCTTTGCGCAACGCAGCCGCTGAAGCACGGCGTTTTTTACTGGCCCGGGCCGCACAGCAACTGGGGGTTGAGGCGGCGGCTTTGCAAACCGAACGTGGCATGGTCAAAAGTGCCGACGGACGCCAGCTTTCATTTGCCAGTCTGGTCGGGAGCGAGCGTCATGTGCTGAGTATTTCCGGTGATGCGCCTCTCAAGGCGGTGCAAGACTATCGACTGGTAGGCAAGGCCTCGGCCCGGGTGGATATCCCCGCCAAAGCCACGGGCGAGCTGATCTATGTGCATGACATGCGCCTGCCGGACATGCTGCATGGCCGGGTGATCCGCCCGCCCTATGCCGGGCTGGACAGTGGCGAGTTTGTCGGCAACAGCCTGCTGGAGGTGGACGAGTCGTCCATCGCGCATATTCCGGGCATCGTCAAAGTGGTGGTGATCCGCGACTTCGTGGGCGTGGTCGCCCTGCGTGAAGAGCAGGCCGTGAAGGCTGCCCAGATGCTGAAAGTCACCTGGAAAGCCTGGAATCAAAAGCTCCCCGACATGGATGATGTAGAGCAGGCGATCCGCGACAATCCTCGGGTGCAGCGTGTGGTGCTGGACAAGGGCAATGTCGAACAGGCATTGGCGCAGGCCAGTGAACGCATGCCTCGCACCTATCTGTGGCCCTATCAGATCCACGGCTCCATTGGTCCCTCCTGTGGTCTGGCGGATTATCAGCCAGAGCAGATACGGGTGTGGTCTGGCACGCAAAACCCTCATTTGCTGCGCGCGGACCTGGCCTGGTTACTGGAGTATCCCGAAGAGCGCATTGAGATTATTCGGATGGAGGCGGCGGGGTGTTATGGGCGCAATTGCGCGGATGATGTGTGCGCCGATGCGTTGCTGTTGTCCCGGGCCGTGGGCCTGCCGGTACGCGTGCAACTGACCCGCGAGCAGGAGCACGTGTGGGAGCCCAAGGGCTCGGCGCAGTTGATGGAAGTGGACGGCGGGATCAATGCCGACGGCGGTGTGGCCGGTTATGACTTTCAAACCAGTTACCCCTCGAACGGTGCGCCGACCCTTGCCTTGCTCCTGACGGGGCGTGTTGAACCTGTGGCGGCGATGTTCGAGATGGGAGATCGGACTTCGATCCCGCCTTATGATTTCGAGCACATGCGCGTCACGATCAACGACATGTCGCCGATCGTGCGAGCGTCGTGGATGCGCGGTGTGTCGGCGTTGCCCAATACCTTTGCCCACGAGTCGTATATCGATGAGTTGGCTTTCGCCGCAAAGGTGGATCCTGTCGAATACCGCTTGCGCTATTTGCACGATGATCGGGCTTCGGAGCTGGTCAGGGCTACGGCCGCACGTGCCGATTGGGTGGCGCGTACCGAGCCCATGCAAACCCCGGAACAGGACAATATCCTGCGCGGCCGCGGTTTTGCCTACGCCCGCTATATCCATAGCAAGTTCCCAGGCTTTGGGGCGGCATGGGCGGCGTGGGTCGCGGATGTGGCGGTGGATCGGCTCAGTGGTGAAGTCTCGGTAACACGGGTGGTGATCGGCCATGATGCAGGGATGATGGTCAACCCGGCCGGGGTGCAGCATCAGATCCACGGCAATGTGATTCAGGCCACCAGCCGCGTACTCAAGGAGCGCGTCACGTTCGAAGAGTCCACCGTGAGCAGCAAGGAGTGGGGCGCGTATCCAATTCTGACGTTCAAGCAGGTGCCGAAAATTGATGTGCTGATGATGCCGCGTCAGCACGAGCCCCCCATGGGGGCCGGTGAGTCGGCGGGTGTGCCCAGTGCGGCTGCCATCGCCAATGCCATTTTTGATGCCACCGGCATTCGATTCCGGGAACTGCCGATTACCCCGGAGCGGGTGCTGGCGGCGCTCAAGCATTCACAGGAGGCGGCGGGGCCAGCCCCCGAAGAGATAAAACCCAAGCGTTCAAAGTGGTGGTTTGCGCCGTTGGTTGCCGGGTTCGGTGCATTGGTCGGCATGGCCGCCACGGCATTGCCATGGCGTGCCGAAATCGCCCCTATCGCACCTCCTGCATTGGGTACCTGGTCGGCGGCTACCCTGGAGCGCGGGCGGTTGCTGGCGGCGGTGGGTGATTGTGCGGTCTGCCATACAGCTCCGGGCGGCGTGACCAATGCGGGCGGGCTCGAGATGCAGACGCCATTTGGCACGCTGTACAGCACCAACATCACTCCCGATCCCGAGACCGGTATCGGCAAGTGGTCTTACACGGCGTTCGAGCGTGCCATGCGCGAAGGTATCAGCCGTGACGGCAAGCATCTGTACCCGGCCTTTCCTTACACCTCTTTTCGCAATATTGACGATGCCGACATGCAGGCGCTGTATGCCTATCTGATGTCGCAGGCGCCAGTCAGCCAGCCGGCCAAAGCCAACGACATGCAGTTCCCGTTCAATATGCGGCCGTTGATGGCGGGCTGGAATGCGATTTTTTTGCGCTCGGGTGAAGTCGAGGCGCAACCGCAGCGCAGCGCTCAATGGAATCGCGGCTCTTATCTGGTCAATGGCCTGGGACACTGTGCTGCCTGCCATTCGCCGCGCAACTTGATGGGCGCGCAGAAGGGCGGCGCGTCCTTTCTGGCTGGGGGCATGGTAGATGGCTGGGAGGCTCCGGCGCTCAATGGCTTGTCCAAGGCGCCGACGCCATGGACCGAAAATCAGCTGTTCACCTACCTGAGTACCGGTTACTCCGATGCCCATGGGGTCGCGGCCGGGCCCATGGGGCCGGTGGTCAGTGAGTTGGCAAAGCTGCCTGATGCCGACCGCCGGGCAATGGCGGTGTACCTGGCCTCACTGAGTGCGGATGCGCAAGCCGCTCCCGAGCCGCAGCCAAAAGTCGAAGCTCGTATTGACGCGCAGGCGTTGAGCAATGGCCAGCGAGTCTTCGAGGGTGCTTGCCAGGCCTGCCATGCCGACGGCCTGGGACCAAAACTGTTTGGCGTCAGCCCGTCATTGGCCAGTAACAGCAACGTGCACAGCGCGCTGCCTGACAACCTGCTGAAAGTGATTTTGCAGGGCATCCCAACGCCCGCCACGGCAGACCTTGGCTACATGCCCGGCTTCAAGGACAGCCTGTCGAATCGTCAGATCAGCGAGTTGGCGGCGTACCTGCGCCACCGCTTTGCCCCGGCCGAACCTGCTTGGCAGGGGTTGCAGCAGAAGGTGGCGCACGTGCGGGCAAACCCGGGTACTCATTGATCGGTTGCAGCGCCCGGCAGGGTCATGACACCGCGTATGACCAGATCGCTGATAAACGTCAGCCAGTCTTGCTGCTGGCCTTTATCGGCGAGGTCCTGACCCAGGAAGGAGGTGAGCGTGTGTTGGTTCGAATTATAGAAATAGCACAGCGAGGCGATCATCAAATAAACGTGGTTGATGTCGACGTCCTTGCGAAAAAGCCCTTGGCGCTGGCCTTCCTCGATGATTGGCCGGATCACGCCGACAGTGGTCGCCGACAGGCGCCCCATCTCGTGGGATTGCCTGGCGTGTTTGCCTTTGTGCAGGTTTTCGATGGTCAGGATGGCTACGAATTCAGGGTGTGCAACGTAATAGTTCCAGAAAAACGCCACCTGTTGGCGCAAGGCCTCGACCGGACTGGATGCGTCGGGGCGGTGCAGGCTTTCGGCCTGGTTGAAGGCCTCGTAGGTGTGCTCCAGCACCTGGACAAACAGATTTTCCTTGCTGGAAAAGTAGTAATAAATCATCCGGTCGTTGGACTCGGCTTCTTTGGATATCTGCTCAATGCGCCCACCGGCATAGCCGTCTCGGGCGAACACGGTAATGGCGGCCTTGAGAATGCGCGCTTTGGTCTGGTCGGCCTGGTGGGCCCGGACACCGGTTTTTTTGTTCACGCTGTTGTCCTCCACGATGACGTGTGGCGCTGTTTTTAACGAAGAAACTGCGGCGATGGTACGGCAATTAACTGATTAAGGCTGGGGGCGGCGGTGATGTCTGATTTGAATTGCTTGCTTGATGCGCTGGATGAGGCCGACAGAGGCAATGTCGATGTGGTGCTGGCCACGGTGGTCAAGGTAGAAGGTTCGGCTTATCGGCGGCCCGGTGCAAGGATGCTCATACCGCGTTTCGGCCAGGCCGTGGGTACGGTCAGCGGGGGGTGCCTTGAGCAGGAGCTGGTCAGGAAGGCCTGGTGGTTGACCGAGTCTGGGGAGCCGGTGATTCGCTGCTACAGCACGGCGGCGCAGGACGATGATGACCTCGATGAAGAGGGCGCGGAGCTGACATTTGGCCTGGGCTGCAACGGCACGGTGCATGTACTGCTTGAACGCTGTGAAGCGGGCAAGCCATCGTTGTTGCACCAACTGCTGCACGGTGTACGCACAAGCGGTCAGCCCGCCGCGCTGGCGACCGTGTTGTCGGCAGAAGACAGGCGTCGGGTCAAAATGGGTGCCCGGTTGGGGCTGAGCGCCCAGTCGCAACTTCGCGAGGGGTTTCATTGTGAGGTCCTCGCAAGCAAGGTTCAGGCGGATTTGCTCGCGACCCTTGGGTGCAAGAAGTCGTCGCGGATGATCTATGACAGCGGTACGGGCGCCATTGAGGTGTTGCTTGAGTACATCGCGCCCCAGCGCCGGCTGGTGATTTTTGGCGCAGGCAACGACGCCCAGCCGTTGGTGCGCTTTGCCAGTGAGTTGAACTGGCAGGTGCATGTGGTGGACGGGCGGGCGAATTTCGCCCGCGCCGAGCGTTTCCCCGGTGCCAGGCACGTTCTGGTCGCGCCCATCGATCAGGCGTTCGATTTACAGGCAGTGGTGGACGGCGCGGCGGTGGTGATCATGACCCACAGCTATCGACAGGACAGGCACTGGCTCAAAAACGTCCTGGCCTGTGCGCCGGCTTATGTCGGCCAGTTGGGGCCTAAAGATCGCACTGAGCGCCTGCTTCACGAGATGGGGGCCGGGTCCGCAGGGGCGAACGTTCATTACCCCATGGGGCTGGATCTGGGCGGCGATACACCAGAGAGTGTTGCCCTGGCCATTGTCAGTGAAATCAGCGCCTGCCTGAACCGGCGCCAGGGAGGGATGTTGAAACACCGCAAGACCACGATTCATGAGGCCACACAGGTTCATCTCACTGTGTTGCCTGAGTCGTTGCAGGTCGCAGGAGGCGGCCGCAAATGATCGGGTTGACGAGCACTCCGGTGGTGGCGGTGATACTGGCGGCAGGCATGAGTCGGAGGATGGGTGCCCAGAACAAATTGCTCCTGACAATCGAGGGTCAACCAATGGTCAGGCATGTTGTGCTGGCCGCACTGGCGTCCCGCTGCCACAAGGTGCTGGTGGTTGTGGGTCATGAAGCCGAATGCGTTCGGCAGGTGCTGTGCGACCTGCCTGTGGAGTTTGTGCTCAATCCAGCCTTTGCTGAAGGGATTGGCGCGTCGGTGCGTGCGGGGGCGCAGGCAGTCAGCCGCCAGCAGGCCGTGCTTTTTTGCCTGGCCGACATGCCAGGAGTCAGCGCCAGGGTGATCGATCGGTTGGTTGACGCCTTTGAGACAAACCGGGGGTTTATGGGTTTTGCGCCGGTTTTCAACGGAAAGCGCGGCAATCCCGTGCTCTGGGTGCCGGGCTGTGTGTCGCGGCTCAGGGAAGCTGCAGGCGATGAAGGGGCGTGGGGGCTCTTGCGTCAGTACCGTGACAGGGTCATGGCGGTAGAAGTCGCCAGTGAGTGGGTGATGGTTGATCTTGATACACCAGATGACTTCTGGCGTGTCTATAATCGCCGCACATCCAATCCCGCCCACAGACTGTCGAGACTTTCATGACTATCTCTCTGTACGCCGCTTCCGTTCCCGTGTTCAAACAAATGCTCAACGCCCTGAGCGGTGTTCTGACCAAGGCTGAAGCTCACGCAACGGCCAAGAACATCGACCCGAGCGTATTCTTGCAGGCGCGCCTTGCACCGGACATGTTCCCGCTGGTGCGTCAGGTTCAAATCGCCGTTGATTTCACCAAGGGTGTTTCGGGCCGTCTGGCTGAAATCGAATTGCCGAAGTACGACGACAGCGAAGTGACCTTTGCTGACCTGCAGGCGCTGATCAGCAAAGTGCTGGCCTTTGTTGACGGGATCAAGCCCGAGCAAATCGACGGCAAGGAAGGCATCGAAATCATCACCCGTCAGGGCACGCCGAAAGAAAAACGCTTCACCGGCCAGGCTTATCTGCTGACCTACGGCCTGCCGCAGTTCTTCTTCCATGTGACCACTGCTTACGCGATCCTGCGCCACAACGGCGTTGAAATCGGCAAGCGCGATTACATGGGCGCGTTCTAAGCAAATCTCCTGTGGAGGCGGGGCAAACCCGGCTCCCACAGGTTTTGCTGATTGACTCAGCCCTGCTGCAGGGTTGAGTCTTCCTTGGCCATGCAGGCCGCAGCCGTAAACAGTACGTCAGTGGACGAGTTGAGCGCGGTTTCTGCCGAATCCTGCAGGATGCCGATGATGAAGCCCACCGCCACGACTTGCATCGCAATCTCGCTCGGAATGCCGAACAGGCTGCACGCCAACGGAATCAACAGCAGCGAGCCTCCCGCCACACCCGACGCGCCGCAGGCGCAAATGGCGGCCACCACGCTCAGCAGGATGGCTGTCGGAATATCCACCGCAATCCCCAGCGTATGCACGGCTGCCAGACTCAACACGGTGATGGTGATCGCTGCGCCCGCCATATTGATGGTGGCACCCAGCGGGATCGATACCGAATAGGTGTCTTCGTGCAGGCCCAGGCGCTCACTCAATGCCATGTTCACTGGAATGTTGGCCGCCGAACTGCGGGTGAAAAACGCGGTAATCCCGCTTTCGCGCAGGCACAGGAACACCAGCGGATAGGGATTGCGACGCAGCTTCCAGAACACGATCAGCGGGTTGACCACCAGCGCCACAAACAGCATGCAACCCATCAGTACCGTGAGCAGGTGCAGGTAGCCCAGCAATGCGCCGAAGCCTGAAGAGGCGAGGGTGGCAGACACCAGGCCGAAAATCCCCAGCGGTGCAAAACGGATAACCACGCGCACGATCAGGGTGACGCCGTTGGACAGGTCGTTAAGCACGGTGCGGGTAGTGTCGCCAGCATGACGAATGGCTATGCCCATGCCGATGGCCCACGCCAGGATGCCGATAAAGTTGGCATTGACCAGCGCGTTGACCGGGTTGTCGACCACGCTCAACAGCAGGCTTTGCAGCACTTCGCTGATACCGCCCGGGGCGGCAATGGCGATGTTTTCAGTGGCCAGAACCAGAGTCGACGGGAACATCATGCTGGCGATAACGGCCACGACTGCGGCAGCAAACGTGCCGAACAGGTACAAAACAAGGATCGGGCGAATATGGGTTTCCTGGCCGTGCTTGTGGTTGGCAATCGAGGCCATGACCAGCACAAACACCAGGATAGGCGCCACGGCTTTCAAGGCACTGACGAACACCTTGCCGATGAAGGCCACCGAAAGGGCTGCGGAAGGCGCAAGCCAGGCCAGCAAAATACCGGCAATCAGCCCGATGACAATCTGAGTGACCAGGCTGGTGCTCTTGAGCTTTTGCAGCAGGGTGGGTGGAGCGGCAGTCATAAGGGGTTCTCTAGTCATTGAAAACTGTGGGGCGATCAGCGGCAAACGGGCAGGCTGATCGACGCAGTCGGCGGGGGGCGAACTTTATCATAGAGATGTAGGTGCTTTCCTACGTAGGGGCGATCTGCCACATCAGAGATAGAACGTGTCCGGAGTAGCATGGCTTCACGTTGAATCATTCTGTTAACATTGTGCATCCCCACACTTTTCTTCAAATCAGCGGGCCTTTCGGGCTTTCGCTGGTCTCGTTGTCTCTGGAGTTATTCATGCTGTTGCCCATCCTGCTGCTGTCTGCGGCCGGCTTTACTGTGCTTACTACCGAGTTTGTCATCGTCGGCCTGCTGCCTTCGATTGCCCGCGACCTTGAGGTCACCGTGCCTCAGGCCGGTTTGCTGGTGACCCTGTTTGCCTTTACGGTTGCGGCCTTTGGCCCGTTTTTGACTGCTTACTGCGCGCGCTTTGAGCGCAAACGCCTGTTTATCTCGATTTTGCTGATGTTCGCCTTCGCCAACACCGTGGCGGCACTGGCGCCGAATATTTGGGTGATGGCATTTGCGCGACTGTTACCGGCACTGGGTTTGCCGGTGTTCTGGGCCCTGGCCAGCGAAACGGCAGTGGACATCGTAGGCCCGGATTACGCCGGGCGGGCGATTGCCAAAATCGGGTTCGGAATCGTCTGTGCGACAGTGTTTGGCATCCCGGTAGGCACCCTGATCTCGGATGCCTGGGGCTGGCGCAGTGCCTTCGGCATTCTGGCCGTTGTCGCACTGGCCAAGGCGCTGTTGCTGTGGATGTATTTGCCGGCTACCCATGGCGTAAAAGAAAGCGTCACCCTGCGATCGCAATTTGCCCTGCTGCGCAGCCCGCTCATGATGGGTCACATCGTGCTCTCAGTGCTGGTGTTCAGCGGCATGTTCACGGCCTACACCTATCTGGCCGATATCCTTGAGCGTCTGGCAGGTTTCGACGGCACGCTGGTGGGCTGGTGCCTGATGGGCTTTGGCGCCGTAGGCCTGCTCGGCAACTCGTTGGGCGGACGGATGGTGGATCGCCACCCGCTGATTGCCTCGATGGTGTTTTGTGCCTTCATGATCGGCGGGCTGGTGGCGCTGGTGCCGAGCATTCATTCAACCCTGGGCCTTGCGGCGGCGATGGGTATCTGGGGTGTGACGCAGGCGGCCATGTTCTTGGTCAGCCATGTGCGCCTGATGAAAGTTGCACCCCATGCGCCGGCATTTGCCGCGTCGCTGAATATTGCGGGGGCCAATCTGGGGATCGGCCTGGGCGCGATGGTAGGTGGGCGGGTCATCGATAACTATGGCCTGGGCAGCCTGGGGTATGCGGCTGCCGGGTTTATCTTGATCTCGATTCTGCTGGCCATGTTGCTGATGACCGCCAAGGTGCGCCCCGTGTGCGCTAGCGCGGGGTAAACAATTCGCGTCGGGCCCCCTCGGTGATTGCAACGATGCCAGGATGACGGATTTTTCGCTCGACGGTGATGGCGTAAAACGATTCGGTCACGGCTTCGGTGTGGCCGATCAACTCGACGTCAAACTGGCGTATCACTTCCTGGGCAATCACGCTCGGCGCAATAAATACGCCAATTCCGGACTGGCCAAAGGCCTGCATCAACGCGCTGTCATCGAATTCACCGACAATCCGCGGCTGTATCTGCTGCTCGGCCAGCCAGCGCAACAAGCGGCTTCGCAACACGGTTTCGGGTCCTGGAATCAGCAGCGGAGCGCCTTGCAGGCAATGGGGAAAGTTCTCTGAGTAATCTCTGGCAAGGGCCGGGGTGGCAAAAAAGCTGATACCGCATTCCCCCAGTTTCTGGCTAAAACCCTTGATGTCCAGGTGGGAGGGCATCGGGCTGTCTGAAATAACCAGATCGAGACGTTGAATGGCCAGGTCTGCCAGCAGCCGATCAAGTTTGTCTTCGCGGCAGGTGATACGGATCGGCTCATCCAGTTCCATGGTCGGCGCGATCAGGCGATACACGATCGATTTGGGCACCACATCGGCCACGCCTACCCGAAACAGAATCTGCTGCTCTTTAGGCGCCATGCGCAGCATGCTTTCCAGTTCGCTGCCGAGCTGAAAGATCTGTTCTGCATAGGGCAATACCTGGCGGCCGGTCTCGGTCAGCTCCAGTTGGCGCCCGACCCGTCGAAACAATGGCAGGCCATAGGTGTCCTCCAGCAGGCTGATTTGCCCGCTGATGGTCTGCGGGGTGAGGTTCAGTTGCTCACAGGCGCGAACAATGCTGCCGGTTTTGGCGACGACCCAGAAGTAATGAAGTTGACGGTAATTTAGCATCAGCGCTGCAACACTTCGTAAAAATCGAAGTATAGCGCTTATAAATACGAATTTTCCTGAAGTGTTCAACCCTCTAGAATCCCGCGTCATGCGCAAGCCACTCAGGTGGCCGCCGATTTAGAGAGGAAAATGATCATGAACATTAAACAATCAGGTGTTGCACTACTGTTGTCGGCAGGCTTGTTGCTCATGACCGGTTGCGATCAGGCAGAAAAAGCGGCGCAACAGATGTTGAGCAAAACGGCTGAATCCGCCAAGCAGGCCATTGATGACACCCACAAGGCTGCTGAGCAAGCGCTCAGCGATGCCACGGGTGGACTGATTGAAAAAGAAAAGCCTGAGCAAGAAAACGAAAAATCGTCCAAAGCTATCTAACCAGTCTTACTGCAGAGTCCGAGCACACCTATGGAATATCTTTTACAACTGGCTGCCAGCCCCGCAGCCTGGGTCGCTTTAGCCACGTTGATCGTGATGGAAATCGTGCTGGGCATCGATAACCTGATCTTTATCTCGATTTTGACCAACAAACTGCCTGAGCAGTACCGCACCAAGGCCCGTCGTATCGGTATCGGCATGGCGTTGATTCTGCGTCTGGGCTTGCTGGGTACCATTGCCTACATCGTTCAACTGACTACGCCGGTGTTTGAAGTGTTGGGCAAGGCCTTCTCGTGGAAGGACATGATCCTGATTGCCGGTGGTCTGTTCCTGGTGTGGAAAGCCACCAGCGAAATCCATCACAGCATGACCCCGCAGGAGGAAGAAAAAACCGAGAGCGTGTCATCGAAAGTGACCTTGGGTTTTGCCGCGGCTATCGGTCAGATTTTGATGCTGGACCTGGTGTTCTCCATCGACAGCATCATTACCGCAGTAGGCATGACCGAGCACTTGCCGATCATGGTGATTGCAGTGGTGGTGGCGGTGATGGTGATGTTGCTGGCTTCGGAGCCCCTGGCCAAGTTCATCAATGACAACCCGACTGTGGTAATGCTGGCGCTGGCCTTCCTTATCATGATCGGCATGACCCTGATCGCCGAAGGCTTCGGTGCTCATGTGCCCAAGGGTTACGTGTATGCGGCGATGGCGTTCTCGGCCACTGTTGAGACACTTAACATTCTGGCGCGGCGGGTACGGGAAAAACGTCAGGCAGCCCTGGTGAAATAAACGCACATTGCTGTTAAAAAGCCGTCCACCCTGTATGGGGTGGACGGCTTTTTTGTGGAGTCAATGTGCGCTTGCTGCGCCAGTTACCGGTTTTTCAGGGGTGTCTTGCGGTTTGGCCTGCACCTGCGGATGGTGATGGCGGCTGATGCGCATCAGGCCCCATAGCATGGCGCCGGCAACGGCCAGCCAGCCTGTGATCAGCAGGAAAATAGTGATTATCGGGCTCATCAGTGCCTCCTTTGTCCCCTACGGGCTCAAACACACACTAAGCAAGGGACAGTCTAGTCTGTGCAGTGTTGCAGTCTATTGACCGAAGGTCGTGCTGGACTAACCGATTTGCTCTATCACGTCGATTGGGCTGTGGCTTAAGGCTATACCTTGCCTTATTGGCGCCCTATGATCGACGGCCGTGGCAGGCCTTGCGGTCTGGCGTTCATTCAAGGCGAGGGAATATGCAGGCTGTGACTGGATTGAGATCAGCACGAATGTGGCTGGCAGCGTTGTTTGTGTTTGTGTTTGTGTTGGCGATGGCGGGGTGTGCCAGTGTCGAGTCGCCCGAGTTTCGGCGTTTGCCGGAACGCGTCGAGCTCAATGGCGTTCCCTTTTTTCGCGGTAACGCCAATCAAGGCGCTCCGCAGACACTGGCCGGGATGCTCGGTGAGCAACGGATCAGAATCACCCCGGGCCTTTTGGTCAAGCCGCTGAAACTGCCGGGCGGCGAGGCGTCGTTGCAAGGCAACATAGAACAACTGGCCGCTGGCTACGGGTTGATGGTGTACCCGCTGGATACATCCCTGTCGGCGTTATTGGCCCAAGTAGCGGCCGGTTATCCGGTCATGGTGCGCTTCAGCGACGGAATGCTCTGGTCAGAGCCGCGCTATGCAATGCTGGTGGGTTACAACCGCGCCAAGGGTACGGTGTTGTTGCGGGCAGGCATGGAGCGTCGACGCGTGATGGACTTCAAGGCATTCGAGTCAGCCTGGAAGGATGCCGGGGGCTGGGCAGTGTTGATCCTGTCGCCGACACAATTGCCAGCCAATGTAGACAAGGCGCGCTGGTTGAAAGTGGCCAATGACCTGTCCCGCTCCGGTCAGGAGCAGGCAGGGGCCACGGCCATCAAGACTCTGGGGTCGCACAACTAGTTAGAAGCCGAACTTGTCCCGCAGGCTGTAGTACCACGCACCCAAAGCGGTCAGCGGCGTACGCAGCAGTTGCCCGCCGGGGAACGGGTAGTGAGGCAAGTCGGCAAAAGCGTCAAAGCGCTCGGCCTGGCCGCGCAGGGCTTCGGCCAGTACCTTGCCGGCCAGGTGGGTATACGTCACTCCGTGGCCACTGCAACCTTGCGAGTAATAAATGTTGTCACCGATGCGGCCGACCTGAGGCAGGCGCGACAGCGTCAGCAGGAAGTTACCCGTCCAGGCGTAATC is part of the Pseudomonas sp. ML2-2023-3 genome and harbors:
- a CDS encoding TerC family protein, translated to MEYLLQLAASPAAWVALATLIVMEIVLGIDNLIFISILTNKLPEQYRTKARRIGIGMALILRLGLLGTIAYIVQLTTPVFEVLGKAFSWKDMILIAGGLFLVWKATSEIHHSMTPQEEEKTESVSSKVTLGFAAAIGQILMLDLVFSIDSIITAVGMTEHLPIMVIAVVVAVMVMLLASEPLAKFINDNPTVVMLALAFLIMIGMTLIAEGFGAHVPKGYVYAAMAFSATVETLNILARRVREKRQAALVK
- the sstT gene encoding serine/threonine transporter SstT, producing MTAAPPTLLQKLKSTSLVTQIVIGLIAGILLAWLAPSAALSVAFIGKVFVSALKAVAPILVFVLVMASIANHKHGQETHIRPILVLYLFGTFAAAVVAVIASMMFPSTLVLATENIAIAAPGGISEVLQSLLLSVVDNPVNALVNANFIGILAWAIGMGIAIRHAGDTTRTVLNDLSNGVTLIVRVVIRFAPLGIFGLVSATLASSGFGALLGYLHLLTVLMGCMLFVALVVNPLIVFWKLRRNPYPLVFLCLRESGITAFFTRSSAANIPVNMALSERLGLHEDTYSVSIPLGATINMAGAAITITVLSLAAVHTLGIAVDIPTAILLSVVAAICACGASGVAGGSLLLIPLACSLFGIPSEIAMQVVAVGFIIGILQDSAETALNSSTDVLFTAAACMAKEDSTLQQG
- a CDS encoding MFS transporter → MLLPILLLSAAGFTVLTTEFVIVGLLPSIARDLEVTVPQAGLLVTLFAFTVAAFGPFLTAYCARFERKRLFISILLMFAFANTVAALAPNIWVMAFARLLPALGLPVFWALASETAVDIVGPDYAGRAIAKIGFGIVCATVFGIPVGTLISDAWGWRSAFGILAVVALAKALLLWMYLPATHGVKESVTLRSQFALLRSPLMMGHIVLSVLVFSGMFTAYTYLADILERLAGFDGTLVGWCLMGFGAVGLLGNSLGGRMVDRHPLIASMVFCAFMIGGLVALVPSIHSTLGLAAAMGIWGVTQAAMFLVSHVRLMKVAPHAPAFAASLNIAGANLGIGLGAMVGGRVIDNYGLGSLGYAAAGFILISILLAMLLMTAKVRPVCASAG
- the nhaR gene encoding transcriptional activator NhaR; the encoded protein is MLNYRQLHYFWVVAKTGSIVRACEQLNLTPQTISGQISLLEDTYGLPLFRRVGRQLELTETGRQVLPYAEQIFQLGSELESMLRMAPKEQQILFRVGVADVVPKSIVYRLIAPTMELDEPIRITCREDKLDRLLADLAIQRLDLVISDSPMPSHLDIKGFSQKLGECGISFFATPALARDYSENFPHCLQGAPLLIPGPETVLRSRLLRWLAEQQIQPRIVGEFDDSALMQAFGQSGIGVFIAPSVIAQEVIRQFDVELIGHTEAVTESFYAITVERKIRHPGIVAITEGARRELFTPR
- a CDS encoding DUF1993 family protein, producing MTISLYAASVPVFKQMLNALSGVLTKAEAHATAKNIDPSVFLQARLAPDMFPLVRQVQIAVDFTKGVSGRLAEIELPKYDDSEVTFADLQALISKVLAFVDGIKPEQIDGKEGIEIITRQGTPKEKRFTGQAYLLTYGLPQFFFHVTTAYAILRHNGVEIGKRDYMGAF
- a CDS encoding peptidase C39 family protein — its product is MQAVTGLRSARMWLAALFVFVFVLAMAGCASVESPEFRRLPERVELNGVPFFRGNANQGAPQTLAGMLGEQRIRITPGLLVKPLKLPGGEASLQGNIEQLAAGYGLMVYPLDTSLSALLAQVAAGYPVMVRFSDGMLWSEPRYAMLVGYNRAKGTVLLRAGMERRRVMDFKAFESAWKDAGGWAVLILSPTQLPANVDKARWLKVANDLSRSGQEQAGATAIKTLGSHN